Proteins from a single region of Nocardioides anomalus:
- a CDS encoding acyl-CoA dehydrogenase family protein → MTTYLPPTEEQQALRGTLRVFFRERWPETELRASLELADGHPRGLWRAMADELGLHGVAVPEELGGSGFDYADLLVVLEEMGSALVGGPFFASVALAAPLLLALPDSADVRAELDGVATGARVATVAVAEQPTRWHADTFGTRVEGAGPERRVTGEKLFVLAAEVADTFLVLGRLPDGQPAVLAVEPGAGVGVEPMRTVDLTRRQARVRFDGALGHLLATGAAAEEAVATMTSYACVALAAEQVGGAQRVVRMASEYAQVREQFGRPIGAFQAIKHQLSDALVAVEAARAALAHAGAAYGTPGFARAASVAKAFCSEVYSAAAETTIHVHGGIGFTWEHPAHLYYKRAVTSEVLLGGPRQHREQIAQSLLAPGTQETAR, encoded by the coding sequence GTGACGACGTACCTCCCGCCCACCGAGGAGCAGCAGGCGCTGCGGGGCACGTTGCGCGTCTTCTTCCGCGAGCGGTGGCCCGAGACCGAGCTGCGCGCCTCGCTGGAGCTGGCCGACGGTCACCCGCGCGGACTCTGGCGCGCGATGGCCGACGAGCTCGGCCTGCACGGAGTCGCGGTCCCCGAGGAGCTCGGCGGCAGCGGCTTCGACTACGCCGACCTGCTCGTGGTGCTGGAGGAGATGGGCAGTGCGCTCGTCGGCGGCCCGTTCTTCGCCTCGGTCGCGCTCGCCGCGCCCCTGCTGCTGGCGCTGCCGGACTCCGCCGACGTGCGGGCCGAGCTCGACGGCGTCGCCACGGGCGCCCGGGTCGCCACCGTCGCGGTGGCCGAGCAGCCGACCCGGTGGCACGCCGACACGTTCGGCACGCGCGTGGAGGGCGCGGGGCCGGAGCGCCGGGTGACCGGCGAGAAGCTCTTCGTGCTGGCCGCCGAGGTGGCCGACACCTTCCTGGTCCTCGGCCGGCTCCCGGACGGCCAGCCGGCGGTGCTGGCGGTGGAGCCGGGGGCAGGGGTCGGCGTCGAGCCGATGCGCACCGTCGACCTCACCCGGCGCCAGGCCCGGGTCCGCTTCGACGGGGCGCTCGGCCACCTGCTGGCCACGGGCGCGGCCGCCGAGGAGGCGGTGGCCACGATGACGTCGTACGCCTGCGTGGCCCTGGCCGCCGAGCAGGTCGGTGGGGCCCAGCGGGTGGTCCGGATGGCGAGCGAGTACGCCCAGGTCCGCGAGCAGTTCGGTCGCCCCATCGGGGCCTTCCAGGCGATCAAGCACCAGCTCTCCGACGCGCTCGTCGCGGTGGAGGCGGCCCGCGCGGCGCTGGCCCACGCCGGCGCGGCGTACGGCACACCGGGCTTCGCACGCGCCGCCAGCGTCGCCAAGGCGTTCTGCTCCGAGGTCTACTCCGCGGCGGCCGAGACCACCATCCACGTCCACGGCGGGATCGGGTTCACCTGGGAGCACCCGGCGCACCTGTACTACAAGCGGGCGGTGACCAGCGAGGTCCTGCTCGGCGGGCCGCGTCAGCACCGCGAGCAGATCGCGCAGTCCCTGCTCGCCCCGGGCACGCAGGAGACAGCACGGTGA
- a CDS encoding hydroxymethylglutaryl-CoA lyase: MSGPFDGALPERVSVREVGLRDGLQIEAPVPTEAKLRLLEAVVATGVPRVELTSFVSARAVPALADAERVAAAALERFDDVLFSALVASRTGVDRALAAGLTDVEYVVSASDTHSRANVGRGTEESVALTAELAETVHAAGGRLEAVIAIAWDCPFEGPTPPERVLGIAEAVVAAGADALCLADTIGTTTPLRLVELVRATREHAPGLDVGIHLHDTRGMGAANALAAVTAGVTSLDASVGGLGGCPFAPGASGNVATEELVYLLDGIGVATGLDLRAVLHAAGVARDAVGHELTSSLLKADGGAA; the protein is encoded by the coding sequence GTGAGCGGCCCGTTCGACGGCGCGCTGCCCGAGCGCGTGTCGGTCCGGGAGGTGGGCCTGCGCGACGGCCTGCAGATCGAGGCGCCGGTGCCCACCGAGGCCAAGCTGCGACTGCTCGAGGCGGTCGTCGCCACCGGGGTGCCGCGCGTGGAGCTCACCAGCTTCGTGTCCGCGCGGGCCGTGCCGGCGCTGGCCGACGCCGAGCGGGTGGCCGCGGCGGCCCTGGAGCGGTTCGACGACGTCCTCTTCTCGGCCCTCGTCGCCAGCCGCACCGGCGTCGACCGTGCCCTCGCCGCCGGCCTCACCGACGTGGAGTACGTCGTCTCCGCCAGCGACACCCACAGCCGGGCGAACGTCGGGCGCGGCACGGAGGAGTCGGTGGCCCTGACCGCCGAGCTCGCCGAGACCGTGCACGCGGCCGGCGGCCGGCTGGAGGCGGTCATCGCCATCGCCTGGGACTGCCCGTTCGAGGGGCCGACGCCCCCGGAGCGGGTGCTGGGCATCGCCGAGGCGGTCGTCGCCGCGGGCGCCGACGCCCTGTGCCTCGCCGACACCATCGGCACCACCACGCCCCTGCGCCTGGTCGAGCTGGTCCGCGCCACCCGCGAGCACGCACCCGGTCTCGACGTCGGCATCCACCTGCACGACACCCGGGGGATGGGCGCCGCGAACGCGCTGGCGGCGGTCACCGCGGGCGTGACGTCGCTGGACGCCTCCGTCGGCGGCCTCGGCGGGTGCCCCTTCGCTCCGGGGGCGAGCGGGAACGTGGCCACCGAGGAGCTGGTCTACCTGCTCGACGGGATCGGGGTCGCGACCGGGCTCGACCTCCGGGCGGTCCTGCACGCGGCCGGCGTCGCGCGTGACGCGGTCGGGCACGAGCTGACCAGCTCGCTGCTCAAGGCCGACGGGGGTGCCGCGTGA
- a CDS encoding class I adenylate-forming enzyme family protein, with protein sequence MSNLSSAKPANWVSLHARTFPDRPCLVTAERTHTFGEVAGRINRMARALTEQGIGRHDRIGILATDSVDYMVLLMASMKVGATYVPFNYRLAPQEIGTFARAANLQGLVTMARYADYTAVVESVCPELRFRASFDPVEGWPLVADLIEAQEDDSDVDVPTEDEDVVSIMFTSGTTGSPKGVMQSMRMIGVSTNVSLVDFGYRVDELRYSASPMFHAAGMGCVYYGFARGFASLILDQFDPAVLLDWIRRGELTGALLMPTMLRAVLDVPGVRDQAYPNLLSIAYGGAPIGIALLREALEVFDCDFINTFGAGTEAAGQAMFTPRDHLRALAGEEHLLGSIGRPVYGVELKLCDDQLREVPRGQVGEIVTRSNTIMSGYLDDPERTAQAVVDGWIRCGDLAWMDDDGYLFLTGRKSDMVIRGGENVYPVEIETVLLEHPSVASVAVVGQPDEYWGEVVVAAVELADGQVLDEASLAAHCRERLAAYKVPVRFLAMTELPRNANGKLQKFAIGPLVAARLAEQEDE encoded by the coding sequence GTGAGCAACCTGTCGTCGGCCAAGCCGGCCAACTGGGTCAGCCTGCACGCCCGCACCTTCCCCGACCGGCCGTGCCTGGTGACGGCCGAGCGGACGCACACCTTCGGCGAAGTGGCCGGGCGCATCAACAGGATGGCGCGGGCGCTGACCGAGCAGGGGATCGGCCGGCACGACCGGATCGGCATCCTGGCCACGGACTCGGTGGACTACATGGTGCTACTGATGGCGTCGATGAAGGTCGGCGCGACCTACGTGCCCTTCAACTACCGGCTGGCTCCGCAGGAGATCGGCACCTTTGCGCGGGCGGCGAACCTCCAGGGGCTCGTCACCATGGCGCGCTACGCGGACTACACCGCGGTCGTCGAGAGCGTGTGCCCCGAGCTGCGGTTCCGGGCGTCCTTCGACCCCGTCGAGGGCTGGCCGCTCGTCGCCGACCTGATCGAGGCGCAGGAGGACGACAGCGACGTCGACGTGCCCACAGAGGACGAGGACGTCGTCTCGATCATGTTCACCAGCGGCACGACCGGCAGCCCCAAGGGCGTCATGCAGTCGATGCGGATGATCGGCGTCTCGACCAACGTCTCGCTCGTCGACTTCGGCTACCGCGTCGACGAGCTGCGCTACTCGGCGTCGCCGATGTTCCACGCCGCCGGCATGGGGTGCGTCTACTACGGCTTCGCGCGCGGCTTCGCCTCCCTGATCCTCGACCAGTTCGACCCGGCCGTGCTGCTCGACTGGATCCGGCGCGGCGAGCTGACCGGCGCGCTGCTGATGCCCACCATGCTCCGCGCGGTCCTGGACGTGCCCGGGGTGCGCGACCAGGCCTACCCGAACCTCCTCTCGATCGCCTACGGCGGGGCGCCGATCGGCATCGCGCTGTTGCGCGAGGCTCTCGAGGTCTTCGACTGCGACTTCATCAACACCTTCGGCGCCGGCACCGAGGCGGCCGGGCAGGCGATGTTCACCCCGCGCGACCACCTGCGGGCGCTGGCCGGCGAGGAGCACCTGCTCGGGTCGATCGGACGGCCGGTGTACGGCGTGGAGCTCAAGCTCTGCGACGACCAGCTGCGCGAGGTGCCGCGCGGCCAGGTCGGTGAGATCGTGACCCGCTCGAACACCATCATGAGCGGCTACCTCGACGACCCCGAACGCACCGCGCAGGCGGTCGTCGACGGGTGGATCCGCTGCGGCGACCTGGCCTGGATGGACGACGACGGCTACCTCTTCCTGACCGGCCGCAAGTCCGACATGGTCATCCGCGGCGGCGAGAACGTCTACCCGGTCGAGATCGAGACCGTGCTGCTGGAGCACCCGTCGGTCGCGTCGGTCGCCGTCGTCGGGCAGCCGGACGAGTACTGGGGCGAGGTCGTGGTCGCGGCGGTCGAGCTCGCCGACGGCCAGGTCCTCGACGAGGCCTCGCTCGCGGCGCACTGCCGTGAGCGGCTGGCGGCGTACAAGGTGCCGGTGCGGTTCCTGGCCATGACCGAGCTGCCGCGCAACGCCAACGGCAAGCTGCAGAAGTTCGCGATCGGGCCGCTCGTGGCGGCCCGGCTGGCCGAGCAGGAGGACGAGTGA
- a CDS encoding nitroreductase family protein, protein MTGADVLDFPDGVALSETLRMMGQARAMRRLRPDPVPDELVRALVWAGTRAASPNNTQLWRFVVVREAEQRAAIGGTMEEFLSWIDALGEPADEHDAHIRAEARHLVANVAQAPVLIFVCAEHAYPERGPDPRYLWSVVNTASQNILVAARALGLGATLTMMQVRNEQSVREVLGLPENVQIGTMIPVGWPDRAFGPARRLPLDDVVHLERWQEGS, encoded by the coding sequence GTGACGGGGGCCGACGTGCTGGACTTCCCGGACGGCGTCGCGCTGAGCGAGACGCTGCGGATGATGGGCCAGGCCCGCGCGATGCGACGGCTCCGGCCGGACCCGGTGCCGGACGAGCTGGTGCGCGCGCTGGTGTGGGCCGGGACGCGGGCGGCCAGTCCGAACAACACCCAGCTGTGGCGCTTCGTCGTGGTGCGCGAGGCGGAGCAGCGGGCCGCGATCGGCGGCACGATGGAGGAGTTCTTGTCGTGGATCGACGCGCTGGGGGAGCCGGCCGACGAGCACGACGCGCACATCCGCGCCGAGGCCCGCCACCTCGTCGCGAACGTGGCCCAGGCGCCGGTGCTGATCTTCGTGTGCGCTGAGCACGCCTACCCCGAGCGCGGCCCCGACCCGCGCTACCTCTGGTCGGTGGTCAACACGGCCAGCCAGAACATCCTGGTGGCGGCCCGGGCCCTCGGCCTGGGCGCGACGCTGACGATGATGCAGGTGCGCAACGAGCAGAGCGTGCGCGAGGTCCTCGGCCTGCCCGAGAACGTCCAGATCGGGACGATGATCCCGGTCGGGTGGCCCGACCGGGCCTTCGGTCCGGCGCGTCGGCTGCCGCTGGACGACGTGGTCCACCTCGAGCGCTGGCAGGAGGGGTCGTGA
- a CDS encoding TetR/AcrR family transcriptional regulator, which translates to MSAARATALDTAAVDELEDRLRRSVESIHTGARRVGRSQKLGPQAEATRRRLADSARALFREQGYTRTTVADIASRSEVSLGTFYQYFEDVHDVTALVLVDFVRASLASGLDRWDSLAGEPGLRGFLDRFLGLYVAHAELLELWETGTLVSPRLRSLYQDYSRVYRGRLEACVVTGVAAGRVRADLPASRLADLLATLVERYCYEHFVLHRETALDDHVDVLAAGLVGLLGLRGPSEGADG; encoded by the coding sequence GTGAGCGCGGCCCGGGCGACCGCGCTCGACACCGCCGCGGTCGACGAGCTCGAGGACCGGCTGCGCCGCTCGGTGGAGTCCATCCACACGGGCGCGCGCCGCGTGGGCCGCTCGCAGAAGCTCGGACCGCAGGCCGAGGCGACCCGGCGCCGCCTGGCCGACAGCGCCCGGGCGCTGTTCCGAGAGCAGGGCTACACCCGCACCACGGTCGCCGACATCGCCTCGCGCTCCGAGGTCAGCCTCGGCACCTTCTACCAGTACTTCGAGGACGTCCACGACGTGACCGCCCTCGTGCTGGTCGACTTCGTGCGCGCCTCGCTGGCCAGCGGGCTGGACCGCTGGGACAGCCTGGCCGGTGAGCCCGGGCTGCGGGGCTTCCTCGACCGGTTCCTCGGGCTGTACGTCGCGCACGCGGAGCTGCTCGAGCTCTGGGAGACCGGCACGCTCGTCTCGCCCCGGCTGCGGTCGCTTTACCAGGACTACAGCCGCGTCTACCGCGGCCGGCTCGAGGCGTGCGTCGTCACCGGGGTGGCCGCCGGACGCGTGCGCGCCGACCTGCCCGCCTCGCGGCTCGCCGACCTGCTGGCCACCCTGGTCGAGCGCTACTGCTACGAGCACTTCGTGCTCCACCGCGAGACCGCTCTCGACGACCACGTCGACGTGCTGGCCGCGGGGCTCGTCGGGCTGCTCGGGCTGAGGGGACCGTCCGAGGGGGCCGACGGATGA
- a CDS encoding SDR family NAD(P)-dependent oxidoreductase: MRTALITGASRGIGRAVALSLAASGFGLTVSSRRDEDLVELAAELRAAGAPRVAHRASDLTDLDSLPPLAEAHERAFGAMSVLVLNAGMAAKGAVDTFPLRRFERTLTVNLTSQFVLTAAALPLLRRGAAADPEHGARVVAVSSLTGRYAEPGLAAYAASKAALTSFVETLNLDEAASGVTASAILPGYVDTDMTAGLEGVAAETMIRVGDVVTVVDMLVRLSRHASITAIPVSRSLSGGYRA, translated from the coding sequence ATGAGGACCGCGCTGATCACCGGTGCCTCGCGGGGCATCGGCCGCGCCGTGGCCCTGAGCCTGGCGGCTTCGGGCTTCGGGCTGACCGTGTCCTCCCGCCGCGACGAGGACCTGGTCGAGCTGGCCGCCGAGCTGCGCGCGGCCGGGGCGCCGCGGGTCGCCCACCGCGCCAGCGACCTCACCGACCTCGACTCGCTGCCGCCCCTCGCCGAGGCCCACGAGCGCGCGTTCGGGGCGATGAGCGTGCTGGTCCTCAACGCCGGCATGGCGGCCAAGGGTGCGGTGGACACCTTCCCGCTGCGTCGCTTCGAGCGCACCCTGACCGTCAACCTCACGTCGCAGTTCGTGCTCACCGCGGCCGCCCTCCCGCTGCTGCGCCGGGGCGCCGCCGCCGACCCCGAGCACGGCGCCCGCGTGGTGGCCGTCTCCTCGCTGACCGGCCGCTACGCCGAGCCCGGCCTGGCGGCCTACGCCGCCAGCAAGGCGGCGCTCACCTCCTTCGTCGAGACGCTCAACCTCGACGAGGCGGCCTCCGGCGTCACCGCGTCGGCGATCCTGCCGGGCTACGTCGACACCGACATGACCGCGGGCCTGGAGGGCGTGGCGGCGGAGACGATGATCCGCGTCGGCGACGTGGTGACGGTCGTGGACATGCTCGTGCGGCTGAGCCGGCACGCCTCCATCACCGCCATCCCGGTCTCGCGCAGCCTGAGCGGCGGCTACCGGGCCTGA
- a CDS encoding DinB family protein, protein MFERREHDLTGRTFRNTVVRGGDLRGGGVTGLRLRGVDVWDVEVHGELRNVVVNGVDIGPLVEAELDRRDPERALMRPETGEGFRAAWEVLEGRWAATVARARGYDEARLHEPVGDEWSFVSTLRHLCFATDAWVARMVLGDPSPWHPLDLPWDEAPGWEGVPWDREARPSLDEVLAVRAERQALVRGVLDGLGEEQLAGTVSMPPPGWPAYDDVPVRECLLVVLNEEWEHRAYAERDLDVLDARDRDDESD, encoded by the coding sequence ATGTTCGAGCGACGCGAGCACGACCTCACCGGCCGGACCTTCCGCAACACCGTGGTGCGCGGGGGCGACCTGCGCGGGGGCGGCGTCACGGGCCTGCGGCTGCGCGGGGTCGACGTGTGGGACGTGGAGGTGCACGGCGAGCTGCGCAACGTGGTGGTCAACGGCGTGGACATCGGACCGCTGGTCGAGGCCGAGCTGGACCGGCGCGACCCGGAGCGGGCGCTGATGCGGCCGGAGACGGGCGAGGGGTTCCGGGCGGCGTGGGAGGTGCTGGAGGGGCGCTGGGCGGCGACCGTCGCGCGGGCGCGGGGATACGACGAGGCGCGCCTGCACGAGCCGGTGGGGGACGAGTGGTCGTTCGTCTCGACCCTGCGGCACCTGTGCTTCGCCACCGACGCGTGGGTGGCGCGGATGGTGCTGGGGGACCCGTCGCCGTGGCACCCGCTGGACCTGCCGTGGGACGAGGCGCCGGGGTGGGAGGGCGTGCCGTGGGACCGCGAGGCGCGGCCGTCGCTGGACGAGGTGCTGGCGGTGCGGGCCGAGCGGCAGGCGCTGGTGCGCGGGGTGCTGGACGGGCTGGGTGAGGAGCAGCTCGCCGGCACGGTCTCGATGCCGCCGCCCGGCTGGCCGGCGTACGACGACGTGCCGGTGCGCGAGTGCCTGCTGGTCGTGCTCAACGAGGAGTGGGAGCACCGCGCGTACGCCGAGCGCGACCTCGACGTGCTGGACGCCCGGGACCGGGACGACGAGAGCGACTAG
- a CDS encoding acyl-CoA dehydrogenase family protein: MTSTDEAQRADAFAARVEAFLAERYPPRPRTLEHGWGDDSLVGAAFRESHDEVEDLRRARAHQRELFDAGLAWLGGPREYGGAGLGPAERRAFAQVASRYEVPDVNGLLVGQEILAPAVLAHGTDEQRARLLPALWSGDLVGCQLFSEPGAGSDLASLRTRAEKVDDGWVVNGQKVWSSGAHLSQVGELLARTDPDPESRSRGLTMFVLDMAAPGVVVRPLRQMTGTAHFCEVFLDDVFLPDSAVLGEVGAGWAVANVSLSSERDNFGDESADLFVRLFDRLVLLAHEVGADTDATVRDRLADAYIREAITELLPQSLAAGGGPVAGVGPSLVKLFATDANRRLAQTALDLIGPSLVTDTGAWGTFAWSRVLLGLHATRIAGGTDEIQRNIIAERALGLPREPRPAARG, translated from the coding sequence GTGACCAGCACCGACGAGGCCCAGCGCGCCGACGCCTTCGCGGCCCGCGTCGAGGCCTTCCTGGCCGAGCGCTACCCGCCGCGGCCGCGGACGCTCGAGCACGGCTGGGGTGACGACTCCCTGGTCGGCGCGGCCTTCCGGGAGAGCCACGACGAGGTCGAGGACCTGCGGCGGGCACGGGCCCACCAGCGCGAGCTCTTCGACGCCGGTCTGGCCTGGCTCGGCGGGCCTCGGGAGTACGGCGGGGCCGGCCTCGGCCCGGCCGAGCGTCGCGCCTTCGCCCAGGTCGCGAGCCGCTACGAGGTGCCGGACGTCAACGGGCTGCTCGTCGGCCAGGAGATCCTGGCCCCCGCGGTGCTCGCGCACGGGACCGACGAGCAGCGCGCCAGGCTCCTGCCGGCCCTGTGGAGCGGCGACCTCGTCGGCTGCCAGCTCTTCTCCGAGCCCGGTGCGGGCAGTGACCTGGCGTCGCTGCGCACCCGCGCGGAGAAGGTCGACGACGGCTGGGTCGTCAACGGTCAGAAGGTGTGGTCCTCCGGTGCGCACCTGTCGCAGGTCGGGGAGCTGCTCGCACGCACCGACCCCGATCCGGAGAGCCGCAGCCGGGGGCTCACCATGTTCGTGCTGGACATGGCGGCGCCCGGGGTCGTCGTCCGGCCCCTGCGGCAGATGACGGGCACGGCGCACTTCTGCGAGGTCTTCCTCGACGACGTCTTCCTGCCCGACTCGGCGGTGCTGGGCGAGGTCGGCGCCGGCTGGGCGGTGGCCAACGTCAGCCTGAGCAGCGAGCGCGACAACTTCGGCGACGAGAGCGCCGACCTGTTCGTGCGCCTCTTCGACCGGCTGGTGCTCCTGGCCCACGAGGTCGGGGCAGACACCGACGCGACCGTGCGCGACCGGCTGGCCGACGCCTACATCCGCGAGGCGATCACCGAGCTGCTGCCGCAGAGCCTCGCCGCGGGGGGTGGGCCGGTCGCCGGGGTCGGACCCAGCCTGGTGAAGCTGTTCGCCACCGATGCGAACCGCCGGCTGGCCCAGACCGCGCTCGACCTCATCGGCCCGTCCCTGGTCACCGACACCGGCGCCTGGGGCACGTTCGCCTGGTCGCGGGTGCTGCTCGGCCTGCACGCGACCCGCATCGCCGGCGGCACCGACGAGATCCAGCGCAACATCATCGCCGAGCGCGCGCTCGGGCTGCCCCGCGAGCCGCGCCCGGCGGCACGCGGGTGA
- a CDS encoding putative quinol monooxygenase gives MIVVSGSMRIGQDSLEAFRDVSRVLVEETLREPGCAAYSFAEDVCEPGRFLIFEEFADDAALEEHVRAEHYRTWGRALRDLEVLEVAVAKYDASGRTVLR, from the coding sequence GTGATCGTGGTCAGCGGCTCGATGCGGATCGGGCAGGACTCCCTGGAGGCCTTCCGGGACGTGAGCCGAGTGCTGGTCGAGGAGACCCTGCGCGAGCCGGGCTGCGCGGCGTACTCCTTCGCCGAGGACGTCTGCGAGCCCGGCCGGTTCCTCATCTTCGAGGAGTTCGCCGACGACGCCGCGCTGGAGGAGCACGTCCGGGCCGAGCACTACCGCACCTGGGGACGCGCACTGCGCGACCTCGAGGTGCTCGAGGTCGCGGTCGCGAAGTACGACGCCTCGGGACGCACGGTGCTGCGGTGA
- a CDS encoding ATP-binding protein codes for MSTRLRAAVVAALLALMVGFGIMAVTATPEGGRGIGIWPVALATATLMLTRRPRALWWLPALAAVGVGTLWASRPFDVALGLGLGLSAEAGVTWWIASQGRRERAALLTIVDLSRFLLACTAGALTMAVVSAITSAVTGWGTPWLLALTTGTSSLAAQVALLPFFCRFRIQPPIAGPVERAAQWTVLLAVTVAVMVPTEFPSLALLIVPVLAWGALRNGSYEAMAQMAVAVGLAMPITTAGHGPFARPDERFGVPVDMQGILLATFAVVCALVVLTLRITVGEAQAQARQVAAERDRLRNVVDGITSTAIIGADVDGTITLFNPGAERLLGYDATAALGQSTRMLHSEASVSAKAAELDLPDDYSSVAAHLMGLGPTQMGFRRHDGEERQHQMSLNRVRDDRGEAIGYVSTSEDVTDRLRAEAALVEALETERKAVEQLREVDRVKDAFVSSVSHELRTPITSILGYTELLEEGALGPLTQAQSDAVDRISRNSSRLLSLISELLTLGKVHAAELPAQHQLVDLNHVVAAALAVLSPTVARRDVELTVDLPAGPVTVRGDRDMLERVVLNLSDNALKFTPDGGSVRVSLTAEADRALLEVADTGIGVPAHEQERLFDRFFRSSLAQHHAIPGSGLGLSIAKKIVEQHGGALEVESEAGTGSTFRVCLPL; via the coding sequence GTGTCCACGCGACTGCGCGCGGCCGTCGTCGCCGCGCTCCTCGCCCTCATGGTCGGGTTCGGGATCATGGCGGTCACCGCCACGCCCGAGGGCGGCCGCGGCATCGGCATCTGGCCGGTCGCCCTGGCCACGGCCACCCTGATGCTCACCCGCCGGCCCCGCGCCCTCTGGTGGCTCCCGGCGCTCGCCGCGGTAGGCGTCGGCACCCTGTGGGCCTCGCGGCCCTTCGACGTCGCCCTCGGGCTCGGCCTCGGGCTGAGCGCGGAGGCCGGGGTGACCTGGTGGATCGCCAGCCAGGGCCGCCGTGAGCGCGCCGCGCTGCTGACCATCGTCGACCTGTCCCGCTTCCTGCTCGCCTGCACCGCGGGGGCGCTGACCATGGCTGTCGTCTCCGCCATCACCTCGGCGGTGACCGGGTGGGGCACGCCGTGGCTGCTCGCGCTCACCACCGGCACGTCGAGCCTGGCCGCCCAGGTCGCGCTGCTGCCGTTCTTCTGCCGCTTCCGGATCCAGCCGCCCATCGCCGGGCCGGTCGAGCGGGCCGCGCAGTGGACGGTGCTGCTCGCGGTCACGGTCGCGGTCATGGTGCCGACCGAGTTCCCCTCCCTGGCCCTGCTGATCGTGCCGGTGCTCGCGTGGGGCGCGCTGCGCAACGGCTCCTACGAGGCGATGGCCCAGATGGCGGTGGCCGTCGGGCTCGCGATGCCCATCACCACCGCCGGCCACGGCCCCTTCGCGCGACCGGACGAGAGGTTCGGCGTACCCGTCGACATGCAGGGCATCCTGCTGGCCACGTTCGCGGTCGTGTGCGCGCTGGTCGTGCTAACCCTGCGGATCACCGTGGGCGAGGCGCAGGCCCAGGCCCGCCAGGTGGCCGCCGAGCGCGACCGGCTGCGCAACGTCGTGGACGGCATCACCAGCACGGCGATCATCGGCGCCGACGTCGACGGGACGATCACGCTGTTCAACCCCGGCGCCGAGCGGCTGCTCGGGTACGACGCGACGGCGGCCCTGGGCCAGTCCACGCGGATGCTGCACTCCGAGGCGTCGGTGAGCGCCAAGGCGGCCGAGCTCGACCTGCCGGACGACTACTCCAGCGTCGCCGCGCACCTGATGGGGCTGGGGCCCACCCAGATGGGCTTCCGGCGCCACGACGGCGAGGAGCGGCAGCACCAGATGTCGCTCAACCGGGTCCGTGACGATCGGGGCGAGGCCATCGGCTACGTCAGCACCTCCGAGGACGTCACCGACCGGCTGCGCGCCGAGGCCGCGCTGGTGGAGGCCCTGGAGACCGAGCGCAAGGCCGTCGAGCAGCTGCGCGAGGTGGACCGGGTCAAGGACGCCTTCGTCTCCAGCGTCAGCCACGAGCTGCGCACGCCGATCACCTCGATCCTGGGCTACACCGAGCTGCTCGAGGAGGGCGCGCTCGGCCCGCTCACCCAGGCCCAGTCCGATGCCGTCGACCGGATCAGCCGCAACTCCAGCCGGCTGCTCTCGCTCATCTCCGAGCTGCTCACCCTCGGCAAGGTGCACGCCGCCGAGCTGCCCGCCCAGCACCAGCTCGTCGACCTCAACCACGTCGTCGCCGCCGCCCTCGCCGTCCTCTCCCCCACCGTGGCCCGCCGCGACGTCGAGCTGACCGTCGACCTGCCCGCCGGACCGGTCACGGTCCGAGGCGACCGCGACATGCTCGAGCGCGTGGTGCTCAACCTCAGCGACAACGCGCTCAAGTTCACCCCCGACGGCGGCTCGGTCCGCGTCTCGCTCACCGCCGAGGCGGACCGCGCCCTCCTCGAGGTCGCCGACACCGGCATCGGCGTGCCCGCCCACGAGCAGGAGCGGCTCTTCGACCGCTTCTTCCGCTCCTCGCTCGCCCAGCACCACGCCATCCCCGGCTCGGGGCTCGGCCTCTCGATCGCGAAGAAGATCGTCGAGCAGCACGGCGGTGCCCTCGAGGTCGAGTCCGAGGCCGGCACCGGCTCGACCTTCCGGGTCTGCCTCCCGCTCTAG